In the Haloferula helveola genome, one interval contains:
- a CDS encoding SDR family NAD(P)-dependent oxidoreductase, translating to MRSILITGGNGGLGLGIGRYFLEKDPDARVWLGVRSRRDKAEALAGEFGDRCKLVDLEVTSSEAWEAAVGRIVEEDGGIDVLVNNAGMHRDGLLATMDDEAWSSVVSSNLDSVFLGCRAVIRPMMSKRFGRIINIASLSAVLPPLGQTNYAAAKAGVVALTRTLAKEVGRSGITVNALMPGYIETEALSDMDPEAAKRAKAGIPMRRFGKPEEVAAAVFFLACQDAGYVTGSALKIDGGIY from the coding sequence GTGCGAAGCATTCTCATCACCGGCGGCAATGGCGGACTCGGACTCGGGATCGGGCGCTACTTTCTGGAAAAGGACCCGGACGCGCGGGTCTGGCTAGGCGTTCGCTCCCGGCGCGACAAGGCGGAGGCGCTGGCTGGTGAGTTCGGCGACCGCTGCAAGCTGGTCGACCTCGAGGTGACCTCGTCCGAAGCTTGGGAGGCGGCCGTCGGACGGATCGTCGAGGAGGACGGTGGGATCGATGTGCTTGTCAACAACGCCGGGATGCACCGCGACGGTCTGCTGGCGACGATGGACGATGAGGCATGGAGCTCGGTGGTCTCCTCGAACCTCGACTCCGTTTTCCTCGGCTGCCGGGCGGTGATCCGCCCGATGATGTCGAAGCGATTCGGCCGGATCATCAACATCGCCTCGCTCAGCGCGGTGCTGCCGCCGCTCGGCCAGACGAACTACGCGGCGGCCAAGGCCGGGGTGGTCGCCCTGACCCGAACCCTCGCCAAGGAGGTCGGCCGTTCCGGAATCACGGTGAACGCGCTGATGCCCGGGTACATCGAGACCGAGGCCCTTTCCGACATGGATCCGGAGGCTGCGAAACGGGCCAAGGCGGGCATTCCGATGCGCCGTTTCGGCAAGCCCGAAGAGGTGGCTGCCGCGGTCTTCTTTCTCGCTTGTCAGGATGCGGGCTACGTCACAGGTTCCGCCCTGAAGATCGACGGCGGGATCTACTGA
- the eboE gene encoding metabolite traffic protein EboE — protein MKFPCGHLAYCTNIHPAESWEETLGALTLHTLRVRDLVAADGNPFAIGLRLSARAAAELLQGDRLARFKDWLAEENAYVFTINGFPYGDFHGTRVKEKVYQPDWTSPARVEYTKELFTIISELAPKSAGGSVSTLPGSFKAFGADESVIRENLIELADFIDALSEVSGTDLHLGLEPEPLGHFENTEETLRFFDRLLDDAQDHEKVKRRIGINYDCCHFALEYEDTRSSLEVLRREGLRISKIHLSAALALDPRGYAAIDTAARFDEPTYLHQVIERHPDGRILRYTDLPDAIAAYGPDNDAEQWRVHFHIPLDHDPEEPLKSTRVQASDTLKLCLDDPEMCTHFEIETYTWGVLPPEMQRPVEEQIAGEYRWVRERTGD, from the coding sequence ATGAAATTCCCCTGCGGGCACCTCGCCTACTGCACCAACATCCACCCGGCGGAGAGCTGGGAGGAAACGCTCGGCGCCCTGACCCTGCACACGCTGCGGGTCCGCGACCTGGTGGCAGCCGACGGTAACCCGTTCGCCATCGGCCTCAGGCTCTCCGCCCGCGCTGCCGCGGAATTGCTGCAGGGCGACCGCCTCGCCCGCTTCAAGGACTGGCTGGCGGAGGAGAATGCCTACGTTTTCACCATCAACGGCTTTCCCTACGGCGACTTCCACGGCACCCGGGTGAAGGAGAAGGTCTACCAGCCCGACTGGACCTCACCCGCGCGGGTCGAATACACCAAGGAGCTCTTCACGATCATCTCCGAGCTCGCGCCGAAGTCGGCCGGCGGATCGGTTTCGACCCTGCCAGGGTCATTCAAGGCATTCGGCGCGGATGAGAGCGTGATCCGCGAGAACCTGATTGAGCTGGCGGACTTCATCGACGCCCTCAGCGAGGTCTCAGGGACCGATCTCCACCTCGGTCTCGAACCCGAACCGCTCGGTCACTTCGAGAACACCGAGGAGACGCTGCGGTTCTTTGATAGACTCCTCGACGACGCCCAGGACCACGAGAAGGTGAAGCGGCGCATCGGCATCAACTACGACTGCTGCCACTTCGCGCTCGAGTACGAGGACACCCGTAGCTCGCTCGAGGTTCTGCGTCGCGAAGGACTCCGGATTTCGAAAATCCACCTGTCCGCCGCCCTCGCCCTCGATCCGCGGGGCTACGCGGCGATCGACACCGCGGCCCGTTTCGACGAACCGACCTACCTCCACCAGGTGATCGAACGTCATCCGGACGGACGCATCCTCCGCTACACCGACCTGCCCGACGCGATTGCCGCGTACGGGCCGGACAATGACGCCGAGCAATGGCGGGTCCACTTCCACATCCCGCTCGACCACGATCCGGAAGAACCGCTGAAATCGACGCGCGTGCAGGCCTCGGACACCCTGAAGCTCTGCCTCGACGACCCGGAAATGTGCACCCACTTCGAGATCGAGACCTACACCTGGGGCGTCCTTCCGCCCGAGATGCAGCGCCCGGTCGAAGAGCAGATCGCCGGCGAATACCGCTGGGTTCGGGAACGCACCGGAGACTGA
- a CDS encoding UbiA family prenyltransferase produces the protein MSRTAALLASLRVANAPSVVCNVTIGYLLGRYYWGDMQAVGPVVVPLVLAGLALYFAGNLANDWFDRDWDKTHRPERALPSGLISADTYLTSAVVLGMAGIGLGFSQGPRSGFTAIAVLVCIAIYTRIHKATVWGVLPMGLCRAGLYVMGFVAAWPSEAVDTIDLHAYGVTQADVVADTVRSIAFVATHALGLLIYISGLSLSARCESLEHPPVGTLILSRSMLFLPLAAMSAWWIPWYPLLGVAGMVSFAIWLGLSLTVFRKPIPRFVSALLAGIPLTDFIAAVPLGATFSVPGESLSLAGGLAFILPPLAFLSALLLQRFTPAT, from the coding sequence GTGAGCCGAACCGCCGCCCTCCTCGCCAGCCTGCGCGTCGCCAACGCGCCGAGCGTCGTGTGCAACGTGACGATCGGCTACCTGCTCGGGCGCTACTACTGGGGCGACATGCAGGCGGTGGGACCGGTCGTGGTGCCACTGGTGCTGGCGGGCCTCGCCCTCTACTTCGCGGGCAACCTCGCCAACGACTGGTTTGACCGGGACTGGGACAAGACGCATCGGCCTGAGCGGGCGCTGCCGTCAGGGCTGATCTCGGCGGACACCTACCTGACCAGCGCGGTCGTCCTCGGTATGGCAGGGATCGGCCTCGGCTTTTCGCAAGGACCGCGGTCGGGCTTCACCGCCATCGCGGTGCTCGTCTGCATCGCCATCTACACGCGCATCCACAAGGCCACCGTGTGGGGCGTGCTGCCGATGGGCCTCTGCCGCGCCGGACTGTATGTGATGGGATTCGTCGCCGCGTGGCCGTCCGAGGCCGTCGACACGATCGATCTCCATGCCTACGGAGTGACTCAGGCGGATGTCGTCGCCGACACGGTCCGCAGCATCGCCTTCGTCGCGACCCACGCGCTCGGGCTTTTGATCTACATCTCCGGACTCTCCCTGTCGGCGCGCTGTGAAAGCCTCGAGCACCCGCCGGTCGGCACGCTCATCCTTTCGCGTTCGATGCTGTTCCTGCCACTGGCCGCCATGTCAGCGTGGTGGATCCCATGGTATCCGCTACTTGGAGTCGCCGGCATGGTCTCATTCGCGATCTGGCTCGGTCTTTCGCTGACTGTCTTCCGCAAGCCGATCCCACGCTTCGTCTCGGCCCTGCTCGCCGGGATACCGCTGACCGACTTCATCGCTGCGGTTCCACTCGGAGCCACGTTCTCTGTCCCGGGGGAGTCACTCTCACTCGCGGGCGGACTGGCGTTCATCCTGCCACCGCTGGCTTTCCTGTCGGCGCTTCTGCTGCAGCGCTTCACACCGGCGACATAG
- a CDS encoding lysylphosphatidylglycerol synthase transmembrane domain-containing protein: MKKWLLFAIKLVLTGGCLWWALRGVDWEGSILSRPSEILWGWLVPGVILAGLTVVLTGIRLWLLLAAQSIRISLLRAIELTLIGNLFNLVAVGGIGGDAARIFLLIRDHPERKLAVTLTVMFDHLVGLVAMALVFFALTAGRFDALASQSAETKGILRFAWAFFSGGVALMALMFVMAYPPINNRVHARSKNWKFSAIRKLPDGFDVYRQKWRHALLALVAAAIMLPVYYATFWCGARAAGSMVDAGPVLVAMPVVDMLSALPLSISGLGVREISLKILMEDLTGMAPDVAVAAGLIGFFCSLVWALLGGLLFLRPRDRAKVEEIEELAVAEDG; encoded by the coding sequence ATGAAAAAGTGGCTCCTCTTCGCGATCAAGCTGGTGCTGACCGGCGGCTGCCTGTGGTGGGCGCTGCGTGGCGTCGACTGGGAGGGCTCGATCCTTTCCCGCCCGTCGGAAATCCTGTGGGGCTGGCTGGTGCCGGGCGTGATCCTCGCGGGGCTGACCGTGGTGCTGACCGGTATCAGGCTGTGGCTGCTGCTCGCCGCGCAGAGCATCCGGATTTCCCTGCTGCGGGCGATCGAGCTGACCCTGATCGGTAATCTCTTCAACCTCGTGGCGGTCGGCGGAATCGGCGGTGACGCCGCCCGGATCTTTCTGCTCATCCGCGACCACCCGGAGCGCAAGCTGGCGGTCACCCTGACGGTGATGTTCGACCACTTGGTCGGACTGGTTGCGATGGCGCTGGTTTTCTTCGCACTCACGGCCGGTCGCTTCGACGCGCTGGCGAGCCAGAGCGCGGAAACCAAGGGCATCCTGCGCTTCGCTTGGGCGTTCTTCAGCGGCGGTGTCGCGCTGATGGCCCTGATGTTCGTGATGGCCTACCCGCCGATCAACAACCGTGTCCACGCCCGCAGCAAGAACTGGAAATTCTCGGCGATCCGGAAGCTGCCCGACGGCTTCGATGTCTACCGCCAGAAGTGGCGGCACGCCCTGCTCGCATTGGTGGCGGCGGCCATCATGCTGCCGGTTTACTACGCCACCTTCTGGTGCGGTGCCCGCGCCGCGGGTTCGATGGTCGATGCCGGGCCGGTGCTGGTCGCGATGCCGGTGGTCGACATGCTGAGCGCGCTGCCGCTTTCGATTTCGGGCCTCGGGGTGCGGGAGATCTCGCTGAAGATCCTGATGGAAGATCTCACCGGAATGGCGCCGGACGTGGCGGTCGCGGCCGGGTTGATCGGCTTTTTCTGTTCGTTGGTTTGGGCGCTGCTCGGAGGCCTGCTTTTCCTGAGGCCGCGGGACCGTGCGAAGGTCGAGGAGATCGAAGAATTGGCCGTTGCGGAAGATGGGTGA
- a CDS encoding acyl carrier protein: MAEGAELRQKIKEMMIEELMLDFEVSEIENETPIFGADGLGLDSVDALQLVVAIEKHFGLKIGDAEKAKSVLQSVETIAKAIEG, encoded by the coding sequence ATGGCAGAAGGCGCGGAACTCCGACAGAAGATCAAGGAGATGATGATCGAAGAGCTGATGCTCGATTTCGAAGTGTCGGAGATCGAAAACGAAACCCCGATTTTCGGTGCAGACGGCCTCGGCCTCGACTCGGTAGACGCGCTCCAGCTTGTCGTCGCCATCGAAAAGCATTTCGGCCTCAAGATCGGCGATGCCGAGAAGGCCAAGTCGGTCCTCCAAAGCGTCGAGACGATCGCCAAGGCCATCGAGGGCTGA
- a CDS encoding sugar phosphate isomerase/epimerase family protein, which yields MDRRAFLGTALMTGAATRIGWGADPTARGVEIGAFEKIFQRLSYDEIGRRMAELGLDGIEATIRPGGHIEPERAADELPAAVEALRKHGRRIVVMASGINRADQPGAADLLKLAKRLGITRYRMNYYRYDLKKSPRAQVEEFKAQARDLAALNREIGIQAVYQNHAGANMVGAVLWDLDAVLGEIPKEEIGVGLDLRHTLVESGEAWKTGMALVRPRIAMIYAKDFKWEKNRPVNVALGTGRVTKEVFKEATKGIDVPAMALHVEYFGHKPLAPEALGPVMEAHGNDLKTLRSWM from the coding sequence ATGGACCGACGAGCATTTCTGGGAACCGCGCTGATGACCGGAGCCGCGACCCGAATCGGCTGGGGAGCGGATCCGACCGCGCGGGGAGTCGAGATCGGCGCCTTCGAGAAGATTTTCCAAAGGCTGAGCTACGACGAGATCGGCCGGCGGATGGCGGAGCTCGGGTTGGACGGGATCGAGGCGACGATTCGTCCGGGCGGTCACATCGAGCCGGAACGTGCGGCCGACGAACTCCCGGCGGCGGTCGAAGCACTGAGGAAGCACGGTCGCCGGATCGTGGTCATGGCGAGCGGGATCAACCGGGCCGACCAGCCGGGAGCGGCCGACTTGCTGAAGCTGGCAAAGCGGCTCGGGATCACTCGCTACCGGATGAACTACTACCGCTATGACCTGAAGAAGTCACCGCGGGCGCAGGTCGAGGAATTCAAGGCTCAGGCGCGAGACCTCGCGGCGCTGAACCGCGAGATCGGGATTCAGGCGGTCTATCAGAACCACGCCGGGGCCAACATGGTAGGAGCGGTTTTGTGGGATCTCGATGCCGTGCTTGGGGAGATTCCGAAGGAGGAGATCGGGGTCGGCCTCGATCTCCGACACACGCTGGTCGAGTCCGGTGAGGCGTGGAAGACGGGGATGGCGCTCGTCCGTCCGCGGATCGCGATGATCTATGCGAAGGATTTCAAGTGGGAGAAGAACCGGCCGGTGAATGTCGCGCTCGGCACCGGTCGGGTGACGAAGGAGGTCTTTAAAGAGGCCACCAAGGGGATCGACGTCCCGGCGATGGCCTTGCATGTCGAGTATTTCGGCCACAAGCCGCTGGCGCCGGAAGCACTCGGGCCGGTGATGGAGGCCCACGGCAATGACCTCAAGACCTTGCGGAGCTGGATGTGA
- a CDS encoding rhomboid family intramembrane serine protease, with amino-acid sequence MAGIVHPMAEALEELMPVGRWPSVAEAYEHSIVVLAMNRDCQVRREGEEFVLEVDPADAEPVGLELALYAEEQQAVAGPRPELPAFSLGLELAFVWAVVLTAVFLRQDIDPSLEGRFLNSSVGVFQDGEWWRPFTALFLHADGGHLLGNIFIGGFFCILACSAFGPWRGWLLILLCGTLGNLINGWIHLPGPFLSLGASTATFGALGLVVGRGLADVWRTRNYGALKPLLVPLGVGFGLFSFFGMGGGETDASVQTDVTAHIFGLVCGVVAGVLAGAAIHRKIEETADA; translated from the coding sequence ATGGCAGGCATAGTCCACCCGATGGCGGAAGCGCTTGAGGAACTGATGCCCGTCGGCCGCTGGCCGTCGGTGGCGGAGGCTTACGAGCACTCGATCGTGGTGCTGGCGATGAACCGCGACTGCCAGGTGCGCCGGGAAGGCGAGGAATTCGTGCTCGAGGTGGATCCCGCCGATGCCGAGCCGGTGGGGCTGGAGCTGGCGCTCTATGCCGAGGAACAGCAGGCGGTGGCCGGCCCGCGCCCGGAGCTGCCGGCATTCTCGCTGGGCCTTGAGCTGGCCTTCGTGTGGGCGGTCGTGCTGACAGCCGTGTTTCTCCGTCAGGACATCGACCCGTCGCTGGAGGGGCGATTCCTGAATTCGAGCGTGGGAGTCTTCCAGGACGGAGAATGGTGGCGGCCGTTCACGGCATTGTTCCTCCACGCCGACGGCGGGCACTTGCTCGGGAACATCTTCATCGGCGGGTTTTTCTGCATCCTCGCGTGCAGCGCGTTCGGGCCGTGGCGCGGATGGTTGCTGATCCTGCTCTGCGGGACTTTGGGGAATCTCATCAACGGGTGGATCCATCTTCCCGGTCCGTTCCTCTCGCTCGGCGCCTCGACCGCGACCTTCGGCGCGCTGGGGCTGGTGGTGGGTCGTGGACTGGCGGACGTCTGGCGAACGCGGAACTACGGCGCGCTGAAGCCGCTGCTGGTGCCGCTGGGTGTCGGGTTCGGACTGTTCAGCTTCTTCGGCATGGGAGGCGGAGAAACCGACGCGTCCGTCCAGACCGATGTGACCGCCCACATCTTCGGGCTGGTCTGCGGGGTCGTGGCAGGCGTGCTCGCCGGGGCCGCGATCCATCGGAAGATCGAGGAAACGGCGGACGCTTGA
- a CDS encoding NAD(P)/FAD-dependent oxidoreductase: MNEGLTVAGGGLAGLALALGLRRRGVPVTVHEAAAYPRHRVCGEFISGVSGDTLSALGLVEDLADAHRHRSVSWHRKGRELMSTELPEPAVAISRHRLDDRLRQRLESAGGVVHQKSRVACEPRDGLVWAAGRLPTRGSWIGLKCHLLDFSMSDGLEMHLGDNGYLGLTPVEDGRVNACGLFRLDRGIRADGSDLLLEYLRRGGNGELSERIAAAGRDERSFLGVAGFELGWQSGNPELCAVGDAIGMIPPFTGNGMSMALEGAEMALQPLEEWSAGQLAWPDAVTSIHSAARSRFRRRLRHALAMHRLLLHARGQSLLEGIARSGLLPFRPLLSLVR, translated from the coding sequence TTGAATGAGGGACTGACGGTAGCGGGCGGTGGCCTGGCGGGATTGGCGCTGGCGCTCGGATTGCGTCGGCGCGGAGTGCCGGTCACGGTTCATGAGGCGGCCGCCTATCCTCGCCACCGGGTGTGCGGGGAGTTCATTTCGGGAGTCAGCGGGGACACTCTTTCGGCGCTTGGCTTGGTTGAGGACCTGGCCGATGCCCACCGCCACCGATCCGTGTCGTGGCACCGCAAAGGTCGCGAGCTGATGTCGACCGAACTGCCCGAGCCGGCGGTCGCGATTTCCCGGCATCGGCTGGATGATCGCTTACGGCAACGTCTGGAATCGGCCGGTGGGGTGGTGCACCAGAAGTCGCGGGTTGCCTGTGAGCCGCGTGATGGATTGGTGTGGGCGGCCGGACGATTGCCCACCCGCGGCTCGTGGATCGGACTGAAGTGCCACCTGCTTGATTTTTCAATGAGCGACGGCCTGGAGATGCATCTCGGCGACAACGGCTACCTCGGTCTGACGCCTGTCGAAGATGGACGCGTCAATGCCTGCGGCTTGTTCCGTCTCGATCGTGGCATCCGGGCCGACGGCAGCGACCTGCTGTTGGAATATCTCCGCCGGGGCGGAAACGGCGAGTTGTCGGAACGCATCGCTGCGGCCGGGCGGGATGAGAGATCCTTCCTCGGTGTCGCCGGATTCGAGCTCGGCTGGCAGTCGGGGAATCCGGAGCTGTGCGCCGTTGGCGACGCGATCGGGATGATTCCTCCCTTCACCGGTAATGGCATGAGCATGGCTTTGGAAGGCGCCGAGATGGCGCTTCAGCCGCTGGAGGAGTGGAGCGCCGGGCAGCTTGCGTGGCCCGATGCGGTGACCTCGATCCACTCCGCAGCGCGCTCACGCTTTCGTCGCCGTCTCCGGCACGCGCTCGCGATGCACCGGCTTTTGCTTCATGCCCGCGGGCAATCACTGCTTGAGGGAATCGCCCGCTCGGGTCTTTTGCCATTCCGCCCGCTGCTTTCGCTCGTCCGTTGA
- a CDS encoding sigma-70 family RNA polymerase sigma factor — protein sequence MSAQPQNVTVLPTGPAREHEFVRLLTEHQDSIRAFIHSLMPGNPAVRDVTQETLMLLWQKRDSFTLGTSFINWAFAVARFRVLEFHRRSKRDQRLVFSDELLDSLAGEPEEMAPQRLEGTRTALRECLASLSDKNRELVRLRYEGEQSIEDFAEDSGRSAGALRVSLFRIRNSLKKCIRSKLAVGRIHP from the coding sequence ATGTCCGCCCAACCGCAAAACGTGACGGTTCTGCCCACCGGCCCTGCCCGGGAGCACGAATTCGTGCGTTTGCTGACCGAACATCAGGACTCGATCCGGGCCTTCATCCACTCGCTGATGCCCGGCAACCCGGCGGTCCGAGACGTCACGCAAGAAACCCTGATGCTGCTGTGGCAAAAGCGCGATTCGTTCACCCTCGGAACGAGCTTCATCAACTGGGCCTTTGCGGTCGCGCGCTTTCGGGTGCTGGAGTTCCACCGCCGCTCGAAGCGCGACCAGCGGCTGGTTTTCAGCGACGAGCTCTTGGACTCCCTCGCCGGTGAGCCGGAGGAAATGGCTCCGCAGCGGCTTGAGGGCACCCGCACCGCACTTCGCGAGTGCCTGGCGTCGCTTTCCGACAAGAATCGCGAACTGGTCCGGCTACGCTACGAAGGCGAGCAGTCGATTGAGGATTTCGCCGAGGACTCCGGTCGCTCGGCCGGGGCGCTCCGGGTCTCGCTTTTCCGAATCCGGAACTCGCTCAAAAAGTGCATCCGGAGCAAACTCGCCGTGGGGAGGATCCACCCATGA
- a CDS encoding stilbene synthase: MFLESIATALPRHAFTQPECLDALRQSGLLDSLKPRSGSILNKVLSNGASGIGTRHFCLPEIAPVVERGAQELNEFFEREAPVLAGEALSKALDEAGLAATDLDAVLICTCTGYLCPGVSSHVAEKLGIRPDAYLQDLVGLGCGAAIPMMRSAEGLLAAKPGSKVATIAVEVCSAAFYADDDPGVLISLCLFGDGAAAAIWSDKPGDGRWRAGNFSTVHHPQNREKIRFVNADGKLRNQLDRAVPGLAAEAVSELYGKRSGEPDRVLAHAGGRDVIEAIEEVLPHRLDDTRDVLETCGNMSSPSVMFALERALAGANGDSRWWLTAFGAGFAAHSCEMWRES; encoded by the coding sequence ATGTTCCTCGAATCCATCGCCACCGCCTTGCCGCGGCATGCCTTCACCCAGCCGGAGTGCCTCGACGCACTTCGCCAATCGGGCCTTCTTGATTCCCTCAAGCCACGCTCCGGATCGATCCTGAACAAAGTGCTGTCGAACGGCGCCTCGGGAATCGGCACCCGCCATTTCTGCCTGCCGGAAATTGCGCCGGTCGTCGAACGCGGCGCCCAGGAGCTGAACGAGTTCTTCGAGCGCGAGGCGCCGGTGCTGGCGGGAGAGGCCCTGTCGAAGGCGCTCGATGAAGCGGGTCTCGCGGCCACGGATCTCGATGCGGTCCTGATCTGCACCTGCACCGGCTACCTTTGCCCGGGGGTGAGCAGCCATGTCGCGGAGAAACTCGGGATCCGGCCCGATGCCTACCTGCAGGACCTGGTCGGTCTCGGTTGCGGCGCCGCGATCCCGATGATGCGGAGTGCCGAGGGGCTGCTTGCGGCCAAGCCTGGGTCAAAGGTCGCGACCATTGCGGTGGAAGTCTGCTCGGCGGCCTTCTATGCCGACGACGATCCGGGTGTGCTGATCTCGCTGTGCCTGTTCGGCGATGGTGCGGCGGCGGCGATCTGGTCGGACAAGCCGGGCGACGGAAGATGGCGGGCAGGGAATTTCTCGACGGTCCACCACCCGCAGAACCGAGAGAAGATCCGGTTTGTGAATGCGGACGGGAAGTTGCGCAACCAACTTGACCGTGCGGTGCCCGGACTCGCAGCGGAGGCGGTATCGGAACTCTACGGCAAACGTAGTGGTGAGCCGGACCGCGTGCTCGCGCACGCCGGAGGGCGTGACGTGATCGAGGCGATCGAGGAAGTCCTGCCGCACCGGCTTGATGACACCCGCGATGTGCTCGAGACATGCGGCAACATGAGCAGTCCGTCGGTCATGTTCGCGCTCGAACGTGCGCTTGCCGGAGCGAACGGCGACTCGCGCTGGTGGCTCACCGCCTTCGGTGCCGGATTCGCCGCCCACTCATGCGAGATGTGGCGGGAATCATGA
- a CDS encoding FadR/GntR family transcriptional regulator, producing MERLSAQIAGKLEQEILAGQLPPGERLPSEEKLCARFEASRTVIREAIQQLRGRGLLRTLKGSGTFIADSNLETLGSAIQTYSVLAEEADFLELIDFRILVEGECARLAAKHAGSRAISKIRKALDQMEAVRGDRDRFSEADIAFHLAITEASGNRIYAALLGALEKRCIDYAQANRGDHDWYGGVIDHHRRIFEAIEAGQQDEASTAMRRHLLESRRQFVDLAG from the coding sequence ATGGAACGCCTCAGCGCCCAGATCGCCGGAAAACTCGAACAGGAGATCCTTGCCGGCCAGCTTCCTCCGGGCGAGCGATTGCCGTCGGAGGAAAAACTCTGCGCCCGCTTCGAAGCCAGCCGCACCGTCATTCGGGAAGCGATCCAGCAGCTCCGTGGCCGCGGGTTGCTCCGGACCCTGAAGGGCTCGGGCACCTTCATCGCCGACTCGAATCTCGAGACGCTGGGCTCGGCGATCCAAACCTACTCCGTGCTCGCCGAGGAGGCCGATTTCCTCGAACTCATCGATTTCCGGATCCTTGTCGAAGGCGAGTGCGCTCGACTCGCCGCCAAACACGCCGGTAGCCGGGCGATTTCGAAGATCCGCAAGGCCCTCGACCAGATGGAAGCGGTGCGGGGCGACCGCGATCGCTTCAGTGAGGCCGACATCGCCTTCCACCTCGCGATCACCGAGGCGTCGGGCAATCGGATCTATGCCGCGCTGCTCGGGGCCCTGGAGAAACGCTGCATCGATTACGCCCAGGCGAACCGGGGCGATCACGACTGGTATGGCGGAGTGATCGACCACCACCGGCGGATTTTCGAGGCCATCGAGGCCGGCCAGCAGGACGAGGCATCCACCGCGATGCGCCGCCATTTGCTGGAATCCCGACGCCAATTCGTCGATCTAGCAGGCTGA
- a CDS encoding patatin-like phospholipase family protein encodes MGERIAICLGSSLLGHYAHCGFLDAFDQAGVTPVKVAGSSAGALAGALWCGGLRGEALLDEICTLNFRRSFFDLFAPLRLPGVITWSYANGILGGNRMKKRLARLLGDRRIEDLKGPDLQIAVANLTRRRSELRTEGPLVEFVLASLSLPLLYRARQIDGDWYVDGGVANEQPFIQWLGDPEVETVLVHRVRYPIAPPERFSPAAVMGVCHAIPNAELWEQRRELAEASGKKVVFLDTNLPAQKIFHRAADARMRIEAGRETARQWLEAGSGTPSPRGEPMAY; translated from the coding sequence ATGGGTGAGCGAATTGCCATCTGCCTCGGCTCGTCGCTGCTCGGCCACTACGCGCACTGCGGGTTTCTGGATGCCTTCGACCAAGCCGGAGTGACGCCGGTGAAGGTCGCTGGGTCGTCGGCCGGTGCCTTGGCCGGCGCACTCTGGTGTGGCGGTCTGCGGGGTGAGGCCCTGCTCGATGAAATCTGCACGCTCAACTTTCGCCGGAGCTTTTTCGACCTGTTCGCGCCGCTGAGGCTGCCGGGGGTGATCACGTGGTCATACGCCAACGGGATCCTCGGCGGCAACCGGATGAAGAAGCGGCTGGCCCGGCTGCTCGGCGATCGGAGGATCGAGGATCTCAAGGGCCCGGACCTCCAGATCGCGGTCGCCAACCTGACCCGGCGACGCAGCGAGCTCCGCACCGAAGGGCCGCTGGTTGAGTTTGTCCTCGCCAGCCTGTCGCTGCCGCTGCTTTACCGCGCCCGACAGATCGATGGCGACTGGTATGTCGATGGTGGCGTGGCGAATGAGCAACCCTTCATCCAGTGGCTCGGGGATCCGGAGGTCGAGACCGTCCTGGTGCATCGCGTTCGCTATCCCATCGCTCCCCCGGAGCGTTTCAGTCCCGCCGCGGTGATGGGGGTCTGCCATGCGATCCCGAATGCGGAGCTGTGGGAGCAGCGGCGGGAGCTGGCCGAGGCATCGGGAAAGAAGGTCGTGTTTCTTGATACGAACCTTCCCGCACAGAAGATTTTCCATCGTGCCGCCGATGCCCGAATGCGCATCGAAGCGGGCCGAGAGACCGCCCGGCAGTGGTTGGAGGCGGGAAGCGGAACGCCCTCGCCCCGTGGTGAACCGATGGCCTACTGA